The following proteins are encoded in a genomic region of Palaemon carinicauda isolate YSFRI2023 chromosome 19, ASM3689809v2, whole genome shotgun sequence:
- the LOC137659137 gene encoding uncharacterized protein — MPPKSISRSFRSALRQQVTKKCNFIERFVSSISVSDANEHMNMLVDLKEKLDKVNNEVLKEIWDSADKDDNGDELREFEATIDKYDLSTHVKFTLLTRQLSGDSLKLVNSLDCSNRSYEEAKKLLQKAFADTLSQQYRVIKQLSELKLTYQSDPYDFISNMRIICNQFEALSIDQNIVLQYFIWNGFNDCFKNQLMHITGSNKPSLQQIDEHIFTALERYRNISKKFNVKQGNLEKKVVPNSNCLASAVVNVEKSKVKECSLCLADNKGDIDHPIFKCSVYVTPQSKIEKLKQLNFCTNCTYDSHKTSDCRFKFNRKCKHCNKWHFSYLCKFRKDPKSTANNLKNDSDNQEVTNQTAKGNCKEKSNSNSVVSNLTWSDLGVLRISCNPVTAMPSFSLNDNGDRGIKDSGSQVTFVEEDWAKSMQFEVVDPNYSLVVNGINSSKPLATVVYKVKLNDDYFTAIAMKSINLKLVLPGISEVAQVFKDKGYVLADKTLHMSGDKVEDIKLLLGNDNSHLVPQKDVLFGGSSEVIPSVYLESPLGVMLVGDIERYKQNLALLPDRIKHSSEVCAKGEGPLEVDSNLNMDGLFLDSVEEFKFPACANISVLNKGQIVEAELERAAEEILSSKAESFSHSDSNLYDEDFNEENRKVVEFALENTVRDSDGRLIMPLLWNGKVAHLLGKNQNLSKAILKSNFKKFSKKDNTFQMIDEVFKEQEQLGIIERVTNLEQFLEENPQHSFLPHMPVFKMDRESTK, encoded by the exons ATGCCGCCGAAGAGCATTTCGCGTAGTTTTCGTTCAGCCCTTAGGCAACAAGTTACCAAGAAGTGTAATTTCATAGAAAGGTTTGTTTCTTCGATTTCTGTAAGCGATGCTAACGAGCATATGAACATGTTGgttgaccttaaagaaaaacttgacaAAGTGAATAACGAGGTTTTGAAGGAAATTTGGGATAGCGCAGATAAAGACGACAACGGCGATGAATTG CGAGAGTTCGAAGCAACTATTGATAAGTATGATCTTAGTACTCACGTTAAATTTACTCTTCTTACGAGACAGCTTTCAGGTGACTCGCTTAAACTGGTAAACTCATTAGATTGTAGCAACCGTTCGTATGAAGAAGCTAAGAAATTATTACAGAAAGCGTTTGCAGATACTTTGTCTCAACAATATAGGGTTATTAAGCAGTTATCGGAGTTGAAGCTAACGTATCAGAGTGATCCGTATGACTTTATCAGTAATATGAGAATAATTTGTAATCAATTTGAGGCTTTAAGCATAGATCAAAacatagttttacagtatttcatatggAATGGGTTTAATGACTGTTTCAAGAATCAGTTAATGCATATTACTGGCTCGAATAAGCCCTCGTTGCAGCAAATAGATGAACATATCTTTACTGCTTTGGAAAGATATAGAAACATATCCAAGAAATTTAATGTGAAACAAGGTAATCTTGAGAAAAAGGTTGTGCCCAACTCAAATTGTTTAGCTTCTGCCGTTGTTAATGTTGAGAAGTCTAAAGTTAAAGAATGTTCTCTATGTTTAGCAGACAATAAAGGAGACATTGATCACCCAATTTTTAAGTGTTCAGTTTATGTAACTCCACAGagtaaaattgaaaaactaaaacaattGAATTTTTGTACAAACTGTACTTACGATTCTCATAAAACTTCAGATTGCAGGTTTAAATTTAACCGAAAATGTAAACATTGTAACAAGTGGCATTTCAGCTATCTTTGTAAATTTCGTAAAGACCCAAAAAGTACTGCTAATAACCTTAAGAATGATTCAGATAACCAAGAAGTGACTAATCAAACGGCAAAGGGGAATTGTAAAGAGAAATCGAACTCTaattctgttgtttctaatttaaCTTGGTCTGATTTAGGAGTTTTAAGAATCTCTTGTAACCCGGTGACTGCTATGCCTTCCTTTTCACTGAATGACAATGGGGATCGAGGTATAAAGGATTCAGGAAGTCAAGTAACTTTCGTTGAGGAAGACTGGGCTAAGAGTATGCAGTTTGAAGTTGTTGACCCGAATTATTCTTTGGTGGTGAATGGTATTAATTCTTCAAAGCCGTTAGCCACTGTAGTATACAAGGTAAAGTTGAATGATGATTATTTTACTGCTATTGCCATGAagtctattaatttgaaattagttttgccaGGTATCTCTGAAGTAGCTCAAGTATTTAAGGATAAGGGCTATGTATTAGCCGACAAAACTTTGCATATGTCTGGGGACAAAGTTGAAGATATAAAATTACTCTTGGGAAATGATAACTCTCATTTAGTACCACAGAAGGATGTGCTGTTTGGAGGTAGTTCTGAAGTGATTCCCTCTGTTTACTTAGAATCACCCTTAGGAGTGATGCTTGTAGGTGACATTGAAAGGTATAAGCAAAATCTAGCTCTATTACCAGACCGGATAAAGCATTCTTCTGAAGTTTGTGCAAAGGGTGAGGGTCCCCTTGAAGTTGATAGTAATTTGAATATGGATGGATTGTTCTTAGATTCGGTAGAGGAATTCAAGTTCCCTGCTTGtgctaatatttctgttttaaataagGGTCAGATTGTTGAAGCTGAACTCGAGAGAGCAGCAGAAGAAATTCTTTCCTCGAAGGCAGAAAGTTTTTCGCACAGTGATTCTAACTTATATGACGAAGACTTTAATGAGGAGAACAGGAAAGTAGTAGAATTTGCTTTAGAAAATACAGTTAGAGATAGTGATGGAAGGTTAATTATGCCTCTGTTATGGAATGGGAAAGTAGCTCATTTGCTTGGTAAGAATCAAAATCtgtcaaaagcaatattaaaatcaaattttaagaaatttagcaAAAAGGATAATACTTTTCAAATGATTGATGAGGTTTTTAAAGAACAGGAACAGCTAGGCATTATAGAGAGAGTAACTAACTTGGAACAATTCTTGGAGGAAAACCCCCAACATAGCTTTCTGCCGCACATGCCAGTGTTCAAGATGGACCGAGAGTCAACAAAATGA